Proteins from a genomic interval of Channa argus isolate prfri chromosome 11, Channa argus male v1.0, whole genome shotgun sequence:
- the LOC137136130 gene encoding regulator of G-protein signaling 3-like isoform X5 — MDTASLCHRKRPCGEADVQMHQELQCQPPAWKRRCRGEEKEMKKRKRGSFKEETDLCLPRSPRTQNLKLEPRRSSQFGTRTTVWTGSKPGAEIQMARTGVRVALIKKTRIQTAVQNLEQRGSKLAKGLSLKEQTDPDFRGDPILDQRCLTPDRQTRIKESTSELRLWSTASLVPYRFSDTTTNNEKKRNPGPQTPRRKDRAPRTRPTSMGRKNDVKTRRRKKIHPSMLRGRGQLRLSITPEAGHLIIHIHEALGLLGKSHRSCDSYVKLTVTSDLGYSVGMKTHTVLNNKNPKYDQSFRLCISDDLLLDRLLVSVFRRPCSSRCSQLVGCMSFGISSLVLSNKLIIGWFYLLGEEFGCSKHLRVTSERNRPMRCLKENKQTEKADLRRTPDSAPDTIINHVTTSTTAGLKDLKDCSLTSSPSPSFDPPNTNQCQERRDSSSHQRLLVSIIRGQDGFGFTISSDCPVRVQAVDPGGPAHQSGLHQGDSILQLNGLPVETWKCVDLAHAIRSCSAQIVLVVWRSLPELRSGCEGLLRPPVHNNITGRKLLRHPTHSKHGHQRGQGLRVRSSLGVLGSLWRDRKEDQEVEEEEEEDHEVTEYSPHTTTLKGTRVTSSNGDNYIILSPVNPGEQLLQPVYHDRTGTIGQLFQTHTSRRQNPLHDPQPGLSERPFASITSTLPPPTSSTISSSALPSSCSTYQNCTIIQSHLPCTTLGTYISLAPKTVIFPVFVQPLDLCSPDRTLLMSEEMILHQADLLPAKVTVLIYNDLLLLTREDEANRCNVLQSPVYLNTLQLREVSSEPLHIYFLQNSQTCCRRLFSLECFSIEQKVRVTLCLHDNIQLQMVTTDPAPCHQLPDLPSDFGLLSLGQSNHLLRPSSPYSALCDTLKAPSPTLYFPSSHFSTTPPPPPFSSFSSYTSSSPVPRVINTLPHRLLSAPISSSSTLGSPFWKERGRAEEEDRQKRRQEEEVEERQQGEGESASETSENVGSVGRQDYLLRPHCFNMKEGEGEESVEDEKDEEGAPEKLTSSFRPAVLRRSLSEGSLLQEPRSPRFLSDSTIHRLTRPVTFDLDPELEQDLRPPSPHTLRKQLTREGGSLYHMLLLLNGNKEPESKNFELRKKTKSLAADVRSRLLFLRRRRNSSWFSSNSLEKALRNNRPSAGEVLSWAEGLETLLTNQYGLAVFRHFLRSEFSEENLDFWLAVERFKKTRPLSKMATRAEKIYAEFISTSAVRQVNVDSSVRESTSRALRLGIHPASFQLAQNQIFGLMESDSYPRFLRSHLYAQLANQRTAMVLASQDAARSVTQS; from the exons ATGGACACAGCATCTCTCTGCCACAGGAAAAG GCCCTGTGGCGAAGCTGATGTCCAGATGCACCAGGAGCTCCAGTGTCAGCCTCCAGCCTGGAAGAGGAGGTGCAGGGGGGAAGAGAAGGAgatgaaaaagaggaagagagggagctTTAAGGAGGAGACAGATCTATGTCTGCCGAGGAGCCCCAGGACCCAGAACCTGAAGCTAGAACCCAGAAG atCTTCACAGTTCGGAACCAGGACCACAGTCTGGACTGGATCTAAACCTGGAGCTGAGATCCAGATGGCTAGAACAGGAGTCAGAGTGGCCCTGATCAAGAAAACCAGGATCCAAACTGCAGTCCAGAACTTGGAGCAAAGAGGGTCAAAACTGGCTAAGGGTTTGAGTCTCAAAGAACAGACTGATCCTGATTTTCGAGGAGACCCAATTCTGGATCAGAGGTGTCTTACTCCAGACAGACAAACCAGGATCAAAGAGTCCACATCTGAG CTTAGGTTGTGGTCCACAGCAAGTCTGGTTCCTTATAGGTTTTCAGACACCACgacaaacaatgaaaagaagAGAAACCCAGGTCCGCAGACCCCAAGAAGAAAGGATAGGGCACCAAGAACCAGACCCACTTCAATGGGGAGGAAAAATGATGTCAAGACTCGGAGGAGGAAGAAGATCCACCCATCTATGCTCAGAGGGAGAG GTCAGCTACGGTTGTCAATCACTCCAGAAGCGGGACACCTCATCATTCACA TCCATGAGGCCCTTGGGCTGCTGGGAAAATCCCACAGATCATGTGACTCCTATGTGAAG ctgaCGGTGACCTCTGATCTTGGCTACAGTGTCgggatgaaaacacacacagttctcaACAACAAGAACCCAAAATATGACCAGAGCTTCAGACT gtgCATCAGTGATGACCTCCTCCttgacaggttgttggtttcaGTGTTCAGGCGACCATGTTCCAGCAG GTGCAGTCAGCTGGTCGGCTGTATGAGCTTCGGGATCAGTTCCCTTGTTTTGTCCAATAAG CTCATCATTGGTTGGTTCTACCTGCTGGGGGAGGAGTTTGGATGTAGCAAACACCTGAGAGTCACATCAGAGCGAAACAGACCAATGAGATGCTTAAAggagaacaaacaaacagagaagg CAGACCTCAGGAGGACTCCGGACTCTGCTCCAGATACCATCATAAACCATGTCACCACGTCCACCACTGCTGGACTGAAAGACCTGAAAGACTGCAGCCTTACCAGCAGTCCCTCCCCGAGCTTTGACCCACCTAACACTAACCAGTGccaagagaggagagacagcAGCAGCCATCAGCGACTACTG gtGAGCATCATTCGGGGACAAGATGGTTTTGGCTTTACCATCTCCTCTGACTGTCCAGTGCGAGTCCAGGCTGTCGACCCTG GAGGTCCAGCTCATCAATCTGGACTCCATCAAGGAGACTCGATCCTGCAGCTAAATGGACTTCCTGTAGAAACCTGGAAGTGTGTAGACCTTGCCCATGCTATCAG GAGTTGCTCGGCTCAGATTGTGTTAGTTGTGTGGAGAAGTTTACCTGAGCTTAGGTCAGGATGTGAAGGTTTACTCCGTCCACCAGTACACAACAAT ATAACAGGCAGAAAGTTGCTGCGTCACCCCACCCACAGTAAACATGGCCACCAACGGGGTCAGGGGTTGAGAGTTCGGTCTAGTTTGGGGGTCCTGGGTTCTCTGTGGAGGGACAGGAAGGAGGACCAGGAAGtcgaggaggaagaggaggaagaccaCGAGGTGACAGAGTATTCCCCGCACACCACCACACTAAAGGGCACCCGTGTGACATCATCAAATGGAGACAACTACATTATCCTGTCACCAGTTAATCCAGGAGAACAG ctCCTCCAACCAGTTTATCATGATAGGACCGGGACAATCG GCCAGCTGTTCCAGACTCACACCAGCAGAAGACAGAACCCACTCCATGACCCCCAACCTGGATTGTCAGAACGACCATTCGCCAGCATCACATCCACCCTGCCCCCGCCCACCTCCTCCACTATATCTTCTTCAGCACTACCCAGTAGCTGCAGCACCTATCAAAACTGCACCATCATTCAATCACATCTCCCCTGCACTACCCTCGGAACTTACATCAGCCTGGCACCAAAGACCGTCATCTTCCCTGTCTTTGTCCAG CCTCTGGATCTTTGCAGCCCCGACAGAACCCTGCTGATGTCAGAGGAAATGATTCTACACCAGGCCGACCTGCTGCCTGCCAAG GTTACAGTGTTGATCTACAATGACCTGCTGCTATTAACAAGAGAGGATGAAGCTAATCGCTGCAACGTCCTACAGAGTCCTGTGTACCTGAACACACTGCAGCTCAGAGAGG tgtcatCTGAGCCGCTCCACATTTACTTCCTACAAAACTCTCAGACATGTTGCCGTCGTCTCTTCAGTCTTGAGTGTTTTAGCATTGAGCAGAAAGTCCGAGTCACTCtctgtctccatgacaacatCCAGCTACAAATGGTCACCACAGACCCGGCACCATGCCATCAG CTCCCAGACCTCCCCTCTGATTTTGGCCTCCTCTCTCTTGGTCAGTCCAACCACCTCCTCCGCCCCTCCTCTCCCTACTCCGCCCTTTGTGACACTCTTAAAGCTCCCTCCCCTACTCTTTATTTCCCCAGCTCTCACTTCTCcaccacccctcctcctcccccgttctcctctttctcttcataCACTTCCTCCTCACCTGTCCCCAGGGTCATTAACACTTTACCTCACCGCCTCCTATCTGCTCCTATCTCATCCTCCTCCACCCTTGGGAGTCCATTTtggaaggagagaggaagagcagaagAGGAGGACAGGCAGAAGaggaggcaggaggaggaggtggaggaacGGCAGCAAGGCGAAGGGGAGAGTGCCTCAGAAACATCAGAGAATGTGGGAAGTGTAGGGAGGCAAGACTACCTGCTCAGGCCACACTGCTTCAACAtgaaggagggggagggggaggagagtgTTGAAGATGAGAAGGATGAGGAAGGTGCACCAGAGAAGTTGACGTCTTCTTTTAGACCTGCAG TCTTGCGTCGCTCGTTGTCTGAGGGTTCTTTGCTGCAGGAACCCCGATCACCTCGCTTCCTGTCTGACAGCACTATTCATCGACTTACCCGccctgtgacctttgaccttgacCCTGAATTGGAACAAGATCTCCGGCCTCCCTCGCCCCACACCCTAAGGAAACAGTTGACCAGAGAGGGGGGGTCTCTTTACCACATGTTGTTGCTGCTCAATGGCAACAAG GAACCAGAATCCAAAAACTTTGAACTGAGGAAGAAGACCAAAAGTCT AGCTGCAGATGTTAGGAGTCGCCTGTTGTTTCTACGAAGACGTAGAAACAGTTCCTGGTTCAGTAGCAACAGTTTGGAGAAGGCTCTACGAAACAACAG accATCTGCAGGGGAGGTGTTAAGCTGGGCAGAGGGACTGGAGACTCTGTTGACGAATCAGT ATGGTCTGGCAGTCTTCCGTCACTTCCTGAGGTCAGAGTTCAGTGAAGAGAACCTAGACTTTTGGTTGGCTGTGGAGAGGTTCAAGAAGACACGCCCCCTTAGCAAAATGGCCACCAGAGCTGAAAAAATCTATGCTGAGTTTATTTCCACCTCTGCAGTGAGACAG GTCAATGTGGACTCATCTGTCAGAGAGTCAACCAGTCGGGCCCTCCGTCTTGGCATTCATCCCGCCTCCTTCCAGCTGGCCCAGAATCAGATTTTCGGATTGATGGAGTCCGACAGCTACCCACGATTCTTGCGGTCCCATCTGTATGCCCAGCTGGCAAATCAGCGCACAGCCATGGTGTTGGCCAGTCAAGATGCAGCTAGGTCTGTCACCCAATCATGA
- the LOC137136130 gene encoding regulator of G-protein signaling 3-like isoform X3, whose product MDTASLCHRKRPCGEADVQMHQELQCQPPAWKRRCRGEEKEMKKRKRGSFKEETDLCLPRSPRTQNLKLEPRRSSQFGTRTTVWTGSKPGAEIQMARTGVRVALIKKTRIQTAVQNLEQRGSKLAKGLSLKEQTDPDFRGDPILDQRCLTPDRQTRIKESTSELRLWSTASLVPYRFSDTTTNNEKKRNPGPQTPRRKDRAPRTRPTSMGRKNDVKTRRRKKIHPSMLRGRGQLRLSITPEAGHLIIHIHEALGLLGKSHRSCDSYVKLTVTSDLGYSVGMKTHTVLNNKNPKYDQSFRLCISDDLLLDRLLVSVFRRPCSSRCSQLVGCMSFGISSLVLSNKLIIGWFYLLGEEFGCSKHLRVTSERNRPMRCLKENKQTEKDLRRTPDSAPDTIINHVTTSTTAGLKDLKDCSLTSSPSPSFDPPNTNQCQERRDSSSHQRLLVSIIRGQDGFGFTISSDCPVRVQAVDPGGPAHQSGLHQGDSILQLNGLPVETWKCVDLAHAIRSCSAQIVLVVWRSLPELRSGCEGLLRPPVHNNITGRKLLRHPTHSKHGHQRGQGLRVRSSLGVLGSLWRDRKEDQEVEEEEEEDHEVTEYSPHTTTLKGTRVTSSNGDNYIILSPVNPGEQLLQPVYHDRTGTIAGQLFQTHTSRRQNPLHDPQPGLSERPFASITSTLPPPTSSTISSSALPSSCSTYQNCTIIQSHLPCTTLGTYISLAPKTVIFPVFVQPLDLCSPDRTLLMSEEMILHQADLLPAKVTVLIYNDLLLLTREDEANRCNVLQSPVYLNTLQLREVSSEPLHIYFLQNSQTCCRRLFSLECFSIEQKVRVTLCLHDNIQLQMVTTDPAPCHQLPDLPSDFGLLSLGQSNHLLRPSSPYSALCDTLKAPSPTLYFPSSHFSTTPPPPPFSSFSSYTSSSPVPRVINTLPHRLLSAPISSSSTLGSPFWKERGRAEEEDRQKRRQEEEVEERQQGEGESASETSENVGSVGRQDYLLRPHCFNMKEGEGEESVEDEKDEEGAPEKLTSSFRPAVLRRSLSEGSLLQEPRSPRFLSDSTIHRLTRPVTFDLDPELEQDLRPPSPHTLRKQLTREGGSLYHMLLLLNGNKEPESKNFELRKKTKSLAADVRSRLLFLRRRRNSSWFSSNSLEKALRNNRPSAGEVLSWAEGLETLLTNQSFLLSFYWSDGLAVFRHFLRSEFSEENLDFWLAVERFKKTRPLSKMATRAEKIYAEFISTSAVRQVNVDSSVRESTSRALRLGIHPASFQLAQNQIFGLMESDSYPRFLRSHLYAQLANQRTAMVLASQDAARSVTQS is encoded by the exons ATGGACACAGCATCTCTCTGCCACAGGAAAAG GCCCTGTGGCGAAGCTGATGTCCAGATGCACCAGGAGCTCCAGTGTCAGCCTCCAGCCTGGAAGAGGAGGTGCAGGGGGGAAGAGAAGGAgatgaaaaagaggaagagagggagctTTAAGGAGGAGACAGATCTATGTCTGCCGAGGAGCCCCAGGACCCAGAACCTGAAGCTAGAACCCAGAAG atCTTCACAGTTCGGAACCAGGACCACAGTCTGGACTGGATCTAAACCTGGAGCTGAGATCCAGATGGCTAGAACAGGAGTCAGAGTGGCCCTGATCAAGAAAACCAGGATCCAAACTGCAGTCCAGAACTTGGAGCAAAGAGGGTCAAAACTGGCTAAGGGTTTGAGTCTCAAAGAACAGACTGATCCTGATTTTCGAGGAGACCCAATTCTGGATCAGAGGTGTCTTACTCCAGACAGACAAACCAGGATCAAAGAGTCCACATCTGAG CTTAGGTTGTGGTCCACAGCAAGTCTGGTTCCTTATAGGTTTTCAGACACCACgacaaacaatgaaaagaagAGAAACCCAGGTCCGCAGACCCCAAGAAGAAAGGATAGGGCACCAAGAACCAGACCCACTTCAATGGGGAGGAAAAATGATGTCAAGACTCGGAGGAGGAAGAAGATCCACCCATCTATGCTCAGAGGGAGAG GTCAGCTACGGTTGTCAATCACTCCAGAAGCGGGACACCTCATCATTCACA TCCATGAGGCCCTTGGGCTGCTGGGAAAATCCCACAGATCATGTGACTCCTATGTGAAG ctgaCGGTGACCTCTGATCTTGGCTACAGTGTCgggatgaaaacacacacagttctcaACAACAAGAACCCAAAATATGACCAGAGCTTCAGACT gtgCATCAGTGATGACCTCCTCCttgacaggttgttggtttcaGTGTTCAGGCGACCATGTTCCAGCAG GTGCAGTCAGCTGGTCGGCTGTATGAGCTTCGGGATCAGTTCCCTTGTTTTGTCCAATAAG CTCATCATTGGTTGGTTCTACCTGCTGGGGGAGGAGTTTGGATGTAGCAAACACCTGAGAGTCACATCAGAGCGAAACAGACCAATGAGATGCTTAAAggagaacaaacaaacagagaagg ACCTCAGGAGGACTCCGGACTCTGCTCCAGATACCATCATAAACCATGTCACCACGTCCACCACTGCTGGACTGAAAGACCTGAAAGACTGCAGCCTTACCAGCAGTCCCTCCCCGAGCTTTGACCCACCTAACACTAACCAGTGccaagagaggagagacagcAGCAGCCATCAGCGACTACTG gtGAGCATCATTCGGGGACAAGATGGTTTTGGCTTTACCATCTCCTCTGACTGTCCAGTGCGAGTCCAGGCTGTCGACCCTG GAGGTCCAGCTCATCAATCTGGACTCCATCAAGGAGACTCGATCCTGCAGCTAAATGGACTTCCTGTAGAAACCTGGAAGTGTGTAGACCTTGCCCATGCTATCAG GAGTTGCTCGGCTCAGATTGTGTTAGTTGTGTGGAGAAGTTTACCTGAGCTTAGGTCAGGATGTGAAGGTTTACTCCGTCCACCAGTACACAACAAT ATAACAGGCAGAAAGTTGCTGCGTCACCCCACCCACAGTAAACATGGCCACCAACGGGGTCAGGGGTTGAGAGTTCGGTCTAGTTTGGGGGTCCTGGGTTCTCTGTGGAGGGACAGGAAGGAGGACCAGGAAGtcgaggaggaagaggaggaagaccaCGAGGTGACAGAGTATTCCCCGCACACCACCACACTAAAGGGCACCCGTGTGACATCATCAAATGGAGACAACTACATTATCCTGTCACCAGTTAATCCAGGAGAACAG ctCCTCCAACCAGTTTATCATGATAGGACCGGGACAATCG CAGGCCAGCTGTTCCAGACTCACACCAGCAGAAGACAGAACCCACTCCATGACCCCCAACCTGGATTGTCAGAACGACCATTCGCCAGCATCACATCCACCCTGCCCCCGCCCACCTCCTCCACTATATCTTCTTCAGCACTACCCAGTAGCTGCAGCACCTATCAAAACTGCACCATCATTCAATCACATCTCCCCTGCACTACCCTCGGAACTTACATCAGCCTGGCACCAAAGACCGTCATCTTCCCTGTCTTTGTCCAG CCTCTGGATCTTTGCAGCCCCGACAGAACCCTGCTGATGTCAGAGGAAATGATTCTACACCAGGCCGACCTGCTGCCTGCCAAG GTTACAGTGTTGATCTACAATGACCTGCTGCTATTAACAAGAGAGGATGAAGCTAATCGCTGCAACGTCCTACAGAGTCCTGTGTACCTGAACACACTGCAGCTCAGAGAGG tgtcatCTGAGCCGCTCCACATTTACTTCCTACAAAACTCTCAGACATGTTGCCGTCGTCTCTTCAGTCTTGAGTGTTTTAGCATTGAGCAGAAAGTCCGAGTCACTCtctgtctccatgacaacatCCAGCTACAAATGGTCACCACAGACCCGGCACCATGCCATCAG CTCCCAGACCTCCCCTCTGATTTTGGCCTCCTCTCTCTTGGTCAGTCCAACCACCTCCTCCGCCCCTCCTCTCCCTACTCCGCCCTTTGTGACACTCTTAAAGCTCCCTCCCCTACTCTTTATTTCCCCAGCTCTCACTTCTCcaccacccctcctcctcccccgttctcctctttctcttcataCACTTCCTCCTCACCTGTCCCCAGGGTCATTAACACTTTACCTCACCGCCTCCTATCTGCTCCTATCTCATCCTCCTCCACCCTTGGGAGTCCATTTtggaaggagagaggaagagcagaagAGGAGGACAGGCAGAAGaggaggcaggaggaggaggtggaggaacGGCAGCAAGGCGAAGGGGAGAGTGCCTCAGAAACATCAGAGAATGTGGGAAGTGTAGGGAGGCAAGACTACCTGCTCAGGCCACACTGCTTCAACAtgaaggagggggagggggaggagagtgTTGAAGATGAGAAGGATGAGGAAGGTGCACCAGAGAAGTTGACGTCTTCTTTTAGACCTGCAG TCTTGCGTCGCTCGTTGTCTGAGGGTTCTTTGCTGCAGGAACCCCGATCACCTCGCTTCCTGTCTGACAGCACTATTCATCGACTTACCCGccctgtgacctttgaccttgacCCTGAATTGGAACAAGATCTCCGGCCTCCCTCGCCCCACACCCTAAGGAAACAGTTGACCAGAGAGGGGGGGTCTCTTTACCACATGTTGTTGCTGCTCAATGGCAACAAG GAACCAGAATCCAAAAACTTTGAACTGAGGAAGAAGACCAAAAGTCT AGCTGCAGATGTTAGGAGTCGCCTGTTGTTTCTACGAAGACGTAGAAACAGTTCCTGGTTCAGTAGCAACAGTTTGGAGAAGGCTCTACGAAACAACAG accATCTGCAGGGGAGGTGTTAAGCTGGGCAGAGGGACTGGAGACTCTGTTGACGAATCAGT CCTTCCTGCTGTCCTTTTATTGGTCAGATGGTCTGGCAGTCTTCCGTCACTTCCTGAGGTCAGAGTTCAGTGAAGAGAACCTAGACTTTTGGTTGGCTGTGGAGAGGTTCAAGAAGACACGCCCCCTTAGCAAAATGGCCACCAGAGCTGAAAAAATCTATGCTGAGTTTATTTCCACCTCTGCAGTGAGACAG GTCAATGTGGACTCATCTGTCAGAGAGTCAACCAGTCGGGCCCTCCGTCTTGGCATTCATCCCGCCTCCTTCCAGCTGGCCCAGAATCAGATTTTCGGATTGATGGAGTCCGACAGCTACCCACGATTCTTGCGGTCCCATCTGTATGCCCAGCTGGCAAATCAGCGCACAGCCATGGTGTTGGCCAGTCAAGATGCAGCTAGGTCTGTCACCCAATCATGA